The Inediibacterium massiliense genome has a segment encoding these proteins:
- a CDS encoding ABC transporter substrate-binding protein codes for MVGKNLLKKVAVFLVGLVFLVGCSEQTTSDNQEKMIQVGISQIIEHPALDAARKGFEDALEEEFSGKINIDFQNAQGDIPTAQAIAQNFVSQKKDMIFAIATPAVQAAFNATKEIPIVMAAVTDPVEAELVKSLEKPGTNVTGTIDMAPMNKQFQLLKTIVPNAKKVGILYNTSEINSEIQMKMAKNEAKKLGLEVIASGVTNVNEVSQALSILSKDIDVLYTPTDNLVASSMTLITEECTKKGIPVIGAEEAHVKGGALATEGIDYYKSGFEAGKIASEILKGKDPKEIPIGLPKDTQLVINMDTAKKLNIQIPKELESKAEMIGSGE; via the coding sequence ATGGTAGGAAAAAATTTATTGAAAAAAGTAGCAGTGTTTTTGGTAGGTTTGGTATTTTTGGTAGGATGCAGTGAACAAACTACATCAGATAATCAAGAGAAAATGATTCAAGTGGGCATTAGCCAAATTATTGAACATCCAGCACTAGATGCAGCGAGAAAAGGGTTTGAAGATGCTTTAGAAGAAGAGTTTTCAGGAAAAATAAATATTGATTTTCAAAATGCCCAAGGGGATATTCCTACAGCACAAGCTATTGCACAAAATTTTGTATCCCAAAAAAAAGATATGATTTTTGCTATTGCAACACCAGCAGTACAAGCAGCTTTTAATGCTACAAAGGAAATTCCAATTGTAATGGCTGCAGTTACAGATCCTGTGGAGGCAGAACTTGTAAAATCTTTAGAAAAACCAGGAACAAATGTTACAGGAACAATTGATATGGCACCTATGAACAAGCAATTTCAATTATTAAAAACAATTGTACCTAATGCAAAAAAGGTAGGTATTTTATACAATACAAGTGAAATTAATTCAGAAATTCAAATGAAAATGGCCAAAAATGAAGCAAAAAAATTAGGGCTAGAAGTGATTGCATCAGGAGTTACAAATGTAAATGAAGTATCCCAAGCTTTAAGTATTCTTTCAAAGGACATTGATGTTTTATATACTCCAACAGATAATTTGGTAGCATCTTCTATGACTTTAATTACAGAAGAATGCACAAAGAAAGGAATTCCTGTAATTGGAGCAGAAGAAGCTCATGTAAAAGGTGGAGCTTTAGCAACAGAAGGAATCGATTACTATAAATCAGGATTTGAAGCAGGGAAAATAGCCAGTGAAATATTAAAGGGAAAAGATCCAAAGGAAATTCCTATTGGACTACCAAAGGATACTCAATTGGTGATCAATATGGATACAGCTAAAAAGTTAAATATTCAAATACCAAAAGAGTTAGAAAGTAAAGCTGAAATGATAGGAAGTGGTGAGTAA
- a CDS encoding ABC transporter permease — MEFWVNILEQGLLFGIMVLGVYITYKILDFPDLSVDGTFPLGAAVTAAALTKGIDPIFSMILSVIAGMIGGFVTGYLHVKLKITNLLSGILVMIGLYSINLRIMGKANVPLFNQKTIFSIGIKPIWIILLFALCIKLLLDIFLKTKFGFLLKATGDNPQLVTSLGIDIGFTKIVGLMFSNGLVALSGSLAAQYQNFSDIGMGTGIVVMGLASIIFGEAVLSKISFILPTTMALVGSILYKMSMAFALRLNFPPTDLKLITAVIVALALALNEKKIGASIKKIFIVGGDCPVTNTKSI, encoded by the coding sequence ATGGAGTTTTGGGTTAATATATTAGAGCAGGGATTGTTGTTTGGAATTATGGTTTTAGGCGTATATATTACTTATAAAATATTAGATTTTCCGGATCTTTCAGTAGATGGAACTTTTCCTCTCGGAGCAGCAGTAACGGCTGCTGCTCTTACAAAGGGAATAGACCCTATTTTTTCTATGATTTTATCAGTAATAGCTGGAATGATTGGAGGATTCGTTACAGGATACCTTCATGTAAAGCTTAAAATTACTAACTTATTATCAGGAATATTAGTCATGATTGGACTATATTCTATTAACTTAAGAATTATGGGAAAAGCCAATGTTCCTCTTTTTAATCAAAAAACTATTTTTAGTATAGGAATCAAACCGATTTGGATTATTTTATTGTTTGCATTATGTATTAAACTGTTATTAGATATTTTTTTAAAGACAAAGTTTGGATTTTTATTAAAAGCTACAGGAGATAATCCTCAATTGGTTACTTCTTTAGGAATAGATATAGGATTTACAAAAATAGTAGGACTCATGTTTTCAAATGGACTCGTAGCTTTATCAGGATCACTAGCAGCTCAATATCAAAATTTTTCAGATATAGGAATGGGTACAGGAATTGTTGTTATGGGGCTTGCATCTATTATATTTGGAGAAGCTGTTTTAAGCAAAATTTCATTTATTCTTCCTACAACTATGGCGTTAGTAGGATCTATTCTTTATAAAATGAGTATGGCTTTTGCACTAAGATTAAATTTTCCACCTACAGATTTAAAACTCATTACAGCTGTAATTGTAGCATTAGCATTAGCATTAAATGAGAAGAAAATTGGAGCTTCTATTAAAAAAATATTTATAGTAGGAGGGGATTGTCCTGTTACGAATACGAAATCTATCTAA
- a CDS encoding ABC transporter ATP-binding protein translates to MLRIRNLSKTFHKDTVNEKKVFENFSIHVEKGDFITIIGSNGAGKSTLLNLISGSIPMDMGSLLLRDEDISKKPEYKRTKVIGRVFQDPTMGTSPSMTILENLSMAAHKGKKFNLTMGISKKDISQFVDLVSQLSLGLENQIHTKVGLLSGGQRQALALLMSTISNPHVLLLDEHTAALDPKTSERIIELTQKIVEDRKITTLMVTHNLHQAISIGNRLIMMHKGNIILDMKGQQKKELTIEKLLNCFEQIQKDDVFSDRLLFS, encoded by the coding sequence CTGTTACGAATACGAAATCTATCTAAAACTTTTCATAAAGATACGGTAAATGAAAAAAAGGTATTTGAAAACTTTTCAATACATGTAGAAAAAGGAGATTTTATTACGATTATAGGAAGTAATGGAGCAGGAAAGTCTACTCTTTTGAATTTGATATCAGGATCTATTCCTATGGACATGGGAAGTCTTCTTTTAAGAGATGAGGATATTTCTAAGAAGCCAGAATATAAAAGAACGAAAGTAATTGGAAGGGTTTTTCAGGATCCTACCATGGGTACATCTCCATCTATGACTATACTTGAAAATCTTTCTATGGCAGCTCATAAGGGGAAGAAGTTTAATTTAACTATGGGTATTTCCAAAAAAGATATTTCTCAATTTGTAGATTTAGTATCTCAACTTTCTTTAGGTCTTGAGAATCAAATTCATACGAAAGTAGGTTTATTATCCGGAGGACAAAGGCAAGCGTTGGCTCTTTTAATGTCTACCATTTCAAATCCTCATGTTCTTTTATTAGATGAGCATACAGCAGCACTTGATCCAAAGACTTCTGAAAGAATTATAGAGCTTACTCAAAAAATTGTGGAAGATAGAAAAATTACAACTTTAATGGTGACCCATAATCTTCATCAAGCTATCTCTATAGGAAATAGACTCATTATGATGCACAAAGGAAATATTATATTAGACATGAAGGGACAACAAAAAAAGGAATTGACCATAGAAAAGCTTTTAAATTGTTTTGAACAAATTCAAAAAGATGATGTATTTAGCGATCGCTTGTTATTTTCATAA
- the yugI gene encoding S1 domain-containing post-transcriptional regulator GSP13, with the protein MSNTIQTGNILTGKVTAIKPFGAFVALEEGKEGLVHISQVAHAFVKDINDFLSVGDEVQVKVLSVDETSGKISLSIRETQPAPETTQENRPRRPKQKKNNMNYQDPENKEAFNPLADQLKAWMEKSNK; encoded by the coding sequence ATGTCAAATACTATTCAAACAGGAAACATTCTTACTGGCAAAGTTACTGCCATTAAACCTTTTGGTGCTTTTGTAGCACTTGAAGAAGGAAAAGAAGGATTAGTTCATATTTCACAAGTAGCTCATGCATTTGTGAAGGATATCAATGATTTTCTTTCTGTTGGAGATGAAGTACAAGTAAAAGTACTTTCTGTAGACGAAACGTCCGGAAAAATTTCACTTTCTATTCGTGAAACACAACCTGCTCCAGAAACTACTCAAGAAAATCGTCCTCGTCGCCCAAAACAAAAGAAAAACAATATGAACTATCAAGATCCTGAAAACAAAGAAGCTTTTAATCCTCTTGCAGATCAATTAAAAGCTTGGATGGAAAAATCCAATAAATAA
- a CDS encoding TrkH family potassium uptake protein: MIVGGVVMNTRKKMDLFQLDPSQILVLGFSIVIIIGSILLNLPIASKSGESVGFINAFFTATSSVCVTGLIVVDTGTHWTVFGQTIIILLIQVGGLGFMTMGTFIAFVVGKKITLKERLVMQEALNQFSISGIVRFTKYILITTFVIESIGAILLSIKFVPRFGWTKGIGYGIFHAISAFCNAGFDLIGNFSSLTGYVDDVLVNFTICGLIICGGLGYTVILEMITKKRVSKFSLHSKMVLMITTVLIVAGFVAIFVLEYNNPDTLQKLSLKGKILASVFQSVSPRTAGFNTVPIDKMTMASIFFTILLMFIGGSPAGTAGGIKTTTAGVLILTIISVIKGKEDTQIFDRRIAKDLINRALAVVGIAMMIVVVITILLSITEKGFQFIEILFEVVSAFGTVGLSVGITSKLTSIGKILIAFTMFAGRVGPLTIAVALAKKQKKEKACIRYPEDKVIVG; this comes from the coding sequence TTGATAGTTGGTGGTGTAGTAATGAATACTAGAAAGAAGATGGACTTATTTCAATTAGATCCGAGCCAAATTTTAGTTTTGGGATTTTCGATTGTTATTATTATAGGATCTATACTTTTAAACCTTCCGATCGCTTCTAAAAGTGGTGAAAGTGTGGGCTTTATTAATGCATTTTTTACAGCAACATCATCAGTATGTGTTACAGGTCTTATTGTAGTAGATACAGGAACACACTGGACTGTTTTTGGTCAAACCATTATTATACTCTTGATTCAAGTGGGTGGATTAGGATTTATGACAATGGGGACGTTTATTGCATTTGTAGTGGGAAAAAAAATCACATTAAAAGAGCGTCTTGTCATGCAGGAAGCTTTAAATCAGTTTTCGATCTCTGGTATTGTTAGATTTACAAAATATATTCTTATTACTACCTTTGTAATTGAAAGTATAGGAGCTATTTTATTATCTATTAAATTTGTTCCTAGGTTTGGATGGACCAAAGGAATTGGATATGGAATTTTCCATGCAATTTCTGCATTTTGCAATGCAGGATTTGATTTGATAGGAAATTTTTCAAGTCTTACAGGATATGTAGATGATGTTTTAGTGAATTTTACAATCTGTGGTTTGATTATATGTGGAGGACTTGGATATACAGTAATTCTTGAAATGATTACAAAAAAAAGAGTGAGCAAATTTTCTCTTCATTCAAAAATGGTGCTAATGATTACAACTGTATTAATTGTAGCAGGATTTGTAGCTATTTTTGTATTAGAATATAATAATCCAGATACTTTACAAAAACTTAGTTTGAAAGGAAAAATTCTTGCATCTGTGTTTCAGTCTGTTTCACCAAGGACAGCTGGATTTAATACAGTACCTATAGATAAAATGACTATGGCATCTATATTTTTTACAATTCTTTTAATGTTTATAGGAGGATCTCCAGCAGGTACAGCAGGAGGAATTAAAACTACAACAGCAGGAGTACTCATTCTTACTATTATTTCTGTGATTAAAGGAAAAGAGGATACACAAATTTTTGATAGACGTATTGCAAAAGATTTGATTAATAGAGCCTTAGCTGTAGTAGGAATTGCTATGATGATTGTAGTTGTGATTACAATACTTCTTTCTATAACGGAGAAGGGTTTTCAATTTATTGAGATATTATTTGAAGTGGTTTCAGCGTTTGGTACAGTAGGACTTTCTGTAGGAATTACTTCTAAGCTTACTTCTATAGGAAAAATACTTATTGCTTTTACTATGTTTGCAGGAAGAGTAGGACCTCTTACCATTGCCGTAGCTTTAGCTAAAAAACAAAAGAAGGAAAAAGCCTGTATCAGATACCCAGAGGATAAAGTGATTGTAGGATAA
- the carA gene encoding glutamine-hydrolyzing carbamoyl-phosphate synthase small subunit, with product MTGILYLEDGTIYKGKGFGKKGISVGELVFNTSITGYQEILTDPSYAGQIITMTYPLIGNYGMNQVGNQSSQIYAKGFVTKSIDQTPSHYMNEENLEQMLERMGVVGISDVDTRSITKKIRKTGPLKCVISNEETSIETLKEHLHKVDLQEDWMKYVGTKKILHIPGKGPKVAVIDFGIKKNILENLKGRGCDITVFPYESSYEEIMNMSPDGVFLSNGPGNPEAATEAIDTVKKIIQKIPTFGICMGHQIMALAVGGHTYKMKYGHRGGNHGVYDIQQDRAYITSQNHGYAVDKKSVEDKGMIITHMNLNDDTVEGMMHKELPIFSVQFHPEGAPGPTDATYLFDKFVSILKGETICQ from the coding sequence ATGACGGGCATATTGTATTTAGAAGATGGTACCATATACAAAGGAAAAGGGTTCGGAAAAAAAGGGATTTCAGTAGGAGAATTGGTATTTAATACTTCTATTACAGGATATCAAGAAATACTTACAGATCCGTCCTATGCAGGACAAATTATCACCATGACATATCCTTTAATAGGAAATTACGGCATGAATCAAGTAGGAAATCAATCCTCTCAGATTTATGCAAAAGGTTTTGTAACAAAGTCTATAGATCAAACTCCATCTCATTATATGAATGAAGAAAATTTAGAACAAATGTTAGAAAGAATGGGTGTTGTGGGAATTTCAGATGTAGATACAAGAAGTATTACAAAGAAAATTAGAAAAACAGGACCTTTAAAATGTGTCATATCTAATGAAGAAACATCTATAGAGACGTTAAAAGAACATCTTCATAAAGTAGATCTTCAAGAAGACTGGATGAAATATGTAGGAACGAAAAAGATACTTCATATACCAGGAAAAGGACCGAAAGTAGCAGTAATAGATTTTGGAATAAAAAAGAATATTTTAGAAAATCTTAAAGGTAGAGGCTGTGATATTACCGTATTTCCTTATGAAAGCTCGTATGAAGAAATTATGAATATGAGTCCTGATGGAGTATTTTTAAGCAACGGACCAGGAAATCCAGAAGCTGCAACAGAAGCAATTGATACGGTGAAAAAAATCATTCAAAAGATTCCTACCTTTGGGATTTGTATGGGACATCAAATCATGGCCTTAGCAGTAGGAGGGCATACTTATAAAATGAAGTACGGTCATAGAGGAGGAAATCATGGAGTGTATGATATACAACAAGATAGAGCTTATATTACCTCTCAAAATCATGGATATGCAGTAGATAAAAAAAGTGTAGAAGATAAAGGAATGATTATTACTCATATGAATCTTAATGATGATACAGTAGAAGGTATGATGCATAAGGAACTTCCGATTTTTTCTGTACAATTCCATCCAGAAGGAGCACCAGGACCTACAGATGCAACTTACCTATTTGATAAATTCGTAAGTATATTAAAGGGGGAGACAATATGCCAGTAA
- the carB gene encoding carbamoyl-phosphate synthase (glutamine-hydrolyzing) large subunit — MPVNDKLKKVMIIGSGPIVIGQAAEFDYSGTQACKAIKEEGIYTILVNSNPATIMTDTNVADQVYIEPLTIESLSKIIEKERPDGILAGFGGQTALNLAMELEKTGVLKKYEVQLLGTDSKTIKQAEDREAFRDLMIQIHEPIPESIIATKLKECEDFVEKNGYPVIIRPAYTLGGTGGGIANNHDQLIQICQSGIENSPIGQILLEQSVAGWKEIEYEVIRDKKDNCIIICNMENMDPVGVHTGDSIVVAPSQTLRDEEYQMLRASSIKIIRSLKIEGGCNIQFALDPKSNNYIVIEVNPRVSRSSALASKAAGYPIAKIASKIAIGYSLDELRNYVTTNSSACFEPSLDYVVVKFPKWPFDKFQRAKRTLGTQMKATGEVMAISRDFESALLKALTSLEGKFTGLRMFSIMDMTDEELINKIKLCDDERIFALSEGVRRGITVSKLHEMTKIDLWFLNKIKNIIDMEKRISNENIDENLLYEAEKMGFTDREISDLSGRDHEEIHLMRKQHEIRPVYKMVDTCSGEFEAETPYYYSCYEQEDENIISEKKKIIVIGSGPIRIGQGIEFDYSCVHGVWAIKNAGYESIMINNNPETVSTDFDTADKLYFESLYIDHVMDIIEKEKPEGVILQLGGQTSVNLAEKLYKRGVNILGTSYNSMDLAEDRDKFRDFLEEIHIPSPTGMAITSMEEALKGVDKIGYPVVVRPSYVIGGRAMQVVHDEVGLRRYIEEAVTLSKKYPVLMDRYVKGTEIEVDAVGDGEDVLIPGIMEHIERTGVHSGDSISVYPYLNLSEETVQKLVDYTKRIVKGLKIVGLVNIQYVFDGKDIYVIEVNPRASRTVPILSKVTDTPMVKIAVETMLGKKLKDTSYGTGLMKNKELYAVKVPVFSGEKLTDVDMYLGPEMKSTGEVLGIDKDLRKALYKGFKGAGYKIPTQGGIYVSLRDVDKKEGIEIIKDYESMGFMIYASEGTSEFLNENKVSCETIPLDEISKYIVEGKISMMINTPTRGNNEKSLGFKVRRKMSEYRLPIFTCIDTAKIFKTAIRMKKNNEHIEYKPLSEYLK; from the coding sequence ATGCCAGTAAACGATAAGTTAAAGAAGGTAATGATTATTGGATCAGGACCTATTGTGATAGGGCAAGCAGCAGAATTTGATTACTCAGGAACTCAAGCTTGTAAAGCTATTAAAGAAGAAGGAATCTATACAATTTTAGTAAATAGCAATCCAGCAACCATCATGACAGATACAAATGTAGCAGATCAAGTTTATATAGAGCCTTTAACAATAGAGAGTCTCTCAAAGATTATTGAAAAAGAAAGACCAGATGGAATTTTAGCAGGTTTTGGAGGTCAAACTGCATTAAACCTTGCTATGGAACTAGAAAAAACAGGAGTATTAAAAAAATATGAAGTACAGCTATTGGGAACAGATTCTAAAACAATCAAACAAGCAGAAGATCGAGAAGCTTTTAGAGATTTAATGATACAAATTCATGAACCTATTCCTGAAAGTATTATTGCGACAAAATTAAAAGAATGTGAGGATTTTGTAGAGAAAAACGGATATCCTGTCATTATTAGACCTGCATATACTTTAGGAGGAACAGGAGGAGGTATTGCAAATAATCATGATCAGCTTATACAAATTTGCCAAAGTGGAATTGAAAATAGCCCTATTGGACAAATTCTTTTAGAGCAAAGTGTAGCAGGCTGGAAGGAAATTGAATACGAAGTCATTAGAGACAAAAAAGACAATTGTATCATTATTTGTAATATGGAAAATATGGATCCTGTAGGAGTTCATACGGGAGATAGTATAGTGGTTGCACCTTCCCAAACATTAAGAGATGAAGAATATCAAATGTTAAGAGCATCATCTATAAAAATTATAAGAAGTTTAAAAATAGAAGGAGGATGCAATATACAATTTGCGCTAGATCCTAAAAGCAATAATTATATTGTAATAGAAGTAAATCCTAGAGTAAGTAGATCAAGTGCACTAGCATCAAAAGCAGCAGGATATCCAATTGCAAAAATTGCATCAAAAATAGCCATAGGATATAGCTTAGATGAACTAAGAAATTATGTAACAACAAATTCAAGTGCTTGCTTTGAACCTTCATTAGATTATGTAGTAGTAAAATTCCCAAAATGGCCTTTTGATAAATTTCAAAGAGCGAAAAGAACACTAGGAACTCAAATGAAGGCTACAGGAGAAGTAATGGCTATTAGCAGAGATTTTGAAAGTGCTCTTTTAAAAGCTCTTACCTCACTTGAGGGAAAATTTACAGGACTTAGAATGTTTTCTATTATGGATATGACAGATGAAGAATTGATCAATAAAATAAAACTTTGTGATGATGAAAGAATATTTGCCCTTTCAGAAGGAGTTAGAAGAGGAATAACAGTTTCAAAGCTTCATGAAATGACCAAAATTGATTTATGGTTCTTAAACAAAATAAAAAATATTATAGATATGGAAAAAAGAATCAGTAATGAAAATATAGACGAAAATTTATTATATGAAGCAGAGAAAATGGGATTTACAGATAGGGAAATTAGTGATTTATCAGGAAGAGATCATGAAGAGATACATCTTATGAGAAAACAACATGAAATCAGACCGGTTTATAAGATGGTAGATACTTGTAGTGGCGAGTTTGAAGCAGAAACTCCTTATTATTACTCCTGCTATGAACAAGAAGACGAAAATATTATATCAGAGAAGAAAAAAATTATCGTAATAGGTTCAGGACCTATACGAATTGGACAAGGAATAGAATTTGACTACTCTTGTGTTCACGGAGTATGGGCCATTAAAAATGCTGGATATGAATCTATTATGATTAACAACAATCCAGAAACTGTAAGTACAGATTTTGATACGGCAGATAAACTGTATTTTGAATCCTTGTATATCGATCATGTAATGGACATTATTGAAAAAGAAAAACCAGAGGGAGTTATTCTCCAACTAGGAGGACAAACTTCTGTAAACTTAGCAGAAAAACTATATAAAAGAGGAGTCAATATATTAGGAACATCTTACAACTCTATGGATCTAGCAGAAGATCGAGATAAATTTAGAGACTTTTTAGAAGAAATCCATATTCCATCTCCTACAGGTATGGCTATTACAAGTATGGAAGAAGCATTAAAAGGGGTAGACAAAATAGGGTATCCAGTAGTGGTAAGACCATCTTATGTAATAGGTGGAAGAGCTATGCAGGTTGTACATGATGAAGTAGGACTGAGAAGATATATAGAAGAAGCTGTAACTCTTTCTAAAAAATATCCTGTTTTGATGGATAGATATGTAAAGGGAACTGAAATAGAAGTAGATGCTGTAGGAGATGGGGAAGATGTACTGATCCCTGGAATTATGGAACATATTGAAAGGACAGGAGTCCACTCAGGGGATAGCATTAGTGTGTATCCATATTTAAACCTAAGTGAAGAAACAGTTCAAAAATTAGTAGACTATACAAAACGAATTGTAAAAGGATTAAAAATTGTAGGACTTGTGAATATTCAATATGTATTTGATGGAAAAGACATATATGTCATAGAAGTAAATCCAAGGGCATCAAGAACCGTTCCAATCCTTAGTAAAGTAACAGATACACCAATGGTGAAGATTGCAGTAGAAACTATGTTAGGTAAAAAATTAAAGGATACTTCTTATGGAACAGGACTTATGAAAAATAAAGAGCTATATGCAGTTAAAGTACCAGTATTTTCAGGGGAGAAGCTTACAGACGTGGATATGTATCTAGGGCCTGAGATGAAATCTACAGGGGAGGTCCTAGGAATAGATAAAGATCTAAGGAAAGCTCTTTACAAAGGATTTAAAGGGGCAGGATACAAAATTCCAACCCAAGGAGGTATTTATGTATCTTTAAGAGATGTAGACAAAAAAGAAGGCATAGAGATTATAAAGGATTATGAATCTATGGGATTTATGATTTATGCATCAGAAGGTACAAGTGAATTTTTAAATGAAAATAAGGTTTCTTGTGAAACAATTCCTCTAGATGAGATTTCAAAGTATATTGTAGAAGGAAAAATTTCTATGATGATTAATACTCCTACAAGAGGAAATAACGAAAAGAGCCTTGGATTCAAAGTTAGAAGAAAAATGAGTGAATATAGGCTTCCTATATTTACTTGCATCGATACAGCTAAAATATTTAAAACAGCTATTCGTATGAAGAAAAATAATGAACACATTGAGTATAAGCCTCTAAGTGAATATCTGAAGTAA
- a CDS encoding response regulator transcription factor, with protein sequence MRNKILIADDEADIVLMLTYFFESKGYDVLTASNGVETLKQVEHSPDIILLDINMPGLDGLEVCERIRDHVSCPILFLTARIEDTDKVKGFSVGGDDYIVKPFSLVELDARIRAHLRREARHNFEAQIKFAGDLTIDFSERCLFYKGVKITLAKKEFDIVELLSQNSGQVFDKERIYERVWGYDSEGDSSVVAEHIRRVRTKIAPFTDRNYIETVWGCGYKWTK encoded by the coding sequence TTGCGCAATAAAATTTTGATAGCTGACGATGAAGCAGATATTGTTTTAATGCTCACCTATTTTTTTGAAAGCAAGGGATATGATGTACTGACAGCTTCAAACGGAGTTGAAACCTTAAAGCAAGTTGAGCATAGTCCAGATATTATTTTACTCGATATCAATATGCCTGGATTGGATGGCTTGGAGGTTTGCGAACGTATCCGAGATCATGTATCTTGTCCCATTCTTTTTCTGACTGCACGAATTGAGGATACTGATAAAGTAAAAGGATTTTCCGTTGGTGGTGATGATTATATCGTTAAGCCCTTTTCACTTGTAGAATTAGACGCAAGAATACGCGCTCATCTGCGCAGGGAAGCACGCCATAATTTTGAAGCACAGATCAAGTTTGCAGGTGACCTTACAATAGATTTTTCGGAACGCTGCTTATTCTATAAAGGTGTAAAAATTACTCTTGCAAAAAAGGAATTTGATATTGTTGAACTTCTCTCTCAAAATTCAGGGCAAGTTTTTGACAAGGAACGGATTTATGAAAGAGTATGGGGATATGACAGCGAGGGAGACAGCAGCGTAGTGGCAGAACATATTCGCAGGGTACGGACAAAAATCGCTCCATTTACCGATAGAAACTATATTGAAACAGTTTGGGGGTGCGGTTACAAATGGACAAAGTAA
- a CDS encoding HAMP domain-containing sensor histidine kinase, producing the protein MDKVKRLWGDLSLRKSIVLYVVVFVIVALALSVITASVCNSIVENIQDKYPPTGEKYYLTNEMGEQLGEGTYIGTVPTPLCEQDQRLVFILEILPIVAAPIYSALCIIAAALLFYRNKLKKPLAELKAASEKISNNNLDFSITYRSKDELGQLCASFELMRSTLVNNFSEMWRQIEERKQLNAVFAHDLRTPLTVLKGYDEMLQASNDTQTRDTAATMGKHIGRLEYYIDSMSSLRRLEDTQPEYKDISLQEFLSSLSESAYVLCGRNRKKLCLKNRTTAERLSVDTDFISQVCNNLFSNAIRYAASTVTITFEETNNGLLLSVSDDGKGFSKNSLYNATSPYFTEEKNHSEHFGLGLYICKVLCEHHGGYVKIENRTAGATVLAFFKSFVL; encoded by the coding sequence ATGGACAAAGTAAAGCGACTTTGGGGGGATTTATCTTTGAGAAAAAGCATTGTGCTCTATGTGGTGGTATTCGTGATAGTTGCTCTTGCTTTGAGCGTGATAACCGCCTCTGTTTGTAATAGTATTGTTGAGAATATTCAAGACAAATATCCACCAACAGGTGAAAAATACTATCTGACAAATGAAATGGGAGAACAATTAGGAGAGGGGACTTATATAGGAACTGTACCTACTCCGTTATGTGAACAAGATCAACGCTTGGTGTTTATTTTGGAAATTCTTCCGATTGTAGCAGCTCCAATTTATTCTGCATTATGTATTATAGCTGCAGCATTGCTTTTTTACAGAAACAAATTGAAAAAGCCACTTGCAGAGCTAAAAGCTGCTTCAGAAAAGATTTCAAATAATAACTTGGATTTTTCTATTACATACAGAAGTAAAGATGAATTAGGACAGTTATGCGCTTCTTTTGAATTGATGCGCTCCACCCTTGTAAATAACTTTTCTGAAATGTGGCGGCAAATCGAGGAACGAAAGCAACTCAATGCTGTGTTTGCCCACGATTTGCGTACCCCGCTTACGGTACTCAAGGGGTATGATGAAATGCTACAAGCAAGTAATGACACACAAACAAGAGATACCGCCGCCACGATGGGAAAACATATAGGGCGGTTAGAGTATTATATTGATAGCATGAGCAGTTTGAGGCGGTTGGAAGATACGCAGCCGGAATACAAAGACATTTCTCTACAAGAATTTCTATCCTCTTTGTCCGAAAGTGCTTATGTTTTATGTGGGCGAAACAGGAAAAAATTGTGTCTGAAAAATAGGACAACAGCAGAGCGGCTGTCTGTCGATACAGATTTTATTTCGCAAGTATGTAATAATTTGTTCTCAAATGCTATTCGCTATGCCGCATCTACTGTTACAATTACCTTTGAAGAAACAAATAATGGATTGCTACTGTCTGTATCTGACGATGGCAAAGGATTTTCCAAAAACAGTTTATACAACGCAACAAGTCCCTACTTTACAGAAGAAAAAAACCATTCTGAACATTTTGGACTAGGACTATATATTTGCAAGGTACTTTGTGAACATCACGGTGGATACGTGAAAATCGAAAATCGTACTGCTGGGGCAACTGTGCTTGCTTTCTTCAAATCCTTTGTTTTGTAG